One Mangrovimonas cancribranchiae DNA segment encodes these proteins:
- the rpmF gene encoding 50S ribosomal protein L32, with translation MAHPKRKISKTRRDKRRTHYKAVAPEIATCPTTGEAHLYHRAHWHEGKLYYRGQVLIDNSEAEENVA, from the coding sequence ATGGCACATCCTAAGAGAAAAATCTCTAAAACAAGAAGAGATAAAAGAAGAACACATTATAAGGCAGTTGCTCCAGAAATTGCAACGTGTCCTACCACAGGAGAAGCTCACTTATATCACAGAGCTCACTGGCACGAAGGAAAGCTATATTACAGAGGTCAAGTATTAATTGACAACTCTGAGGCAGAAGAAAACGTAGCATAA
- a CDS encoding beta-ketoacyl-ACP synthase III: MSKITAAITAVGAYVPEFVLSNKVLETMVDTNDEWITTRTGIKERRILKEEGKGTSYLAIKAAQNLLEKKQLDPKEIDLVIVATATPDMPVASTAVYVASQIGATNAFAYDLQAACSSFLYGLSTATSYIESGRYKKVLLIGADKMSSIIDYTDRATCIIFGDGAGATLLEPNNEGLGFQDEFLRSDGAGREFLKIEAGGSILPPNEETVKNKQHFVHQDGRTVFKFAVSNMAGVCEEIMKRNNLTHEDVSWLVPHQANLRIIDATANRMGLEEAKVLKNIHRYGNTTSATLPLLLSDFEGQLKKGDNLIFAAFGGGFTWGSIYLKWAYNS, translated from the coding sequence ATGAGTAAAATCACAGCAGCCATTACAGCTGTAGGCGCTTACGTTCCAGAGTTTGTGTTGTCGAACAAGGTTTTAGAAACCATGGTTGATACTAATGACGAATGGATAACAACCAGAACAGGTATTAAGGAACGTAGAATACTTAAAGAAGAAGGCAAAGGTACTTCTTATCTAGCCATAAAAGCCGCCCAAAATCTTTTAGAAAAAAAACAACTCGATCCTAAAGAAATCGATCTAGTAATTGTTGCCACAGCAACGCCAGATATGCCTGTAGCATCTACAGCTGTATATGTCGCAAGCCAAATTGGAGCCACAAATGCTTTTGCTTACGATTTGCAAGCCGCATGTTCTAGCTTTTTATACGGGTTATCAACAGCAACAAGTTATATAGAGTCTGGACGATATAAAAAGGTCTTATTAATAGGCGCCGATAAGATGTCTTCTATAATAGACTATACAGATCGCGCAACTTGTATAATTTTTGGAGATGGTGCAGGAGCAACATTACTAGAGCCCAACAATGAAGGCTTAGGGTTTCAAGATGAATTTTTAAGAAGTGATGGTGCAGGAAGAGAGTTTCTTAAAATAGAAGCAGGAGGGTCAATTTTACCTCCAAATGAAGAAACTGTTAAAAACAAACAACATTTTGTACATCAGGATGGGCGTACAGTGTTTAAGTTTGCCGTGTCTAATATGGCAGGTGTTTGCGAAGAAATTATGAAACGAAATAACTTAACACATGAAGATGTGTCATGGTTGGTTCCACATCAAGCAAACCTTCGTATTATAGATGCTACCGCTAATAGAATGGGATTAGAGGAAGCTAAAGTTTTGAAAAACATTCATAGATACGGAAACACAACTTCTGCAACGTTACCTTTATTATTAAGCGATTTTGAAGGACAATTAAAAAAAGGAGATAATTTAATATTTGCTGCTTTTGGTGGCGGATTTACTTGGGGCTCTATTTATTTAAAATGGGCCTATAATTCATAA
- a CDS encoding DUF177 domain-containing protein produces the protein MELLKEFTIQFIGLKLGKHQFEYEIGNQFFEYFEYNEFNNANVKVAVELTKKSTLLELHFKFKGVVNVNCDLTNEPYDQSISNEFNLVVKFGHEYNDDETDILIIPHGEHEINIQQYIYEIIVLSVPRKRVHPGVEDGSLNSEILEKLDELSPKQQENIENKEDTDPRWDKLKKLLTDK, from the coding sequence ATGGAGTTATTGAAAGAGTTTACAATTCAGTTTATTGGACTGAAGCTGGGAAAACATCAATTTGAGTACGAAATTGGAAACCAGTTCTTTGAATATTTTGAGTATAACGAGTTTAACAATGCTAACGTAAAGGTTGCTGTTGAATTAACTAAAAAAAGCACTCTACTTGAATTACATTTTAAGTTTAAAGGTGTAGTTAATGTTAATTGCGATTTAACTAACGAGCCATACGACCAAAGCATATCAAACGAATTTAATTTGGTAGTAAAGTTTGGACACGAATATAACGACGACGAAACAGATATATTAATAATTCCTCATGGAGAACATGAAATTAATATACAACAGTATATCTACGAAATCATTGTTTTATCAGTACCAAGAAAGCGTGTACACCCAGGTGTTGAAGACGGTAGCTTAAACTCTGAAATACTAGAAAAACTGGACGAATTAAGTCCAAAACAACAAGAGAATATTGAAAATAAAGAGGATACAGATCCTCGATGGGATAAATTAAAAAAACTATTAACGGATAAATAA
- the accB gene encoding acetyl-CoA carboxylase biotin carboxyl carrier protein, with amino-acid sequence MELKDIQNLIKFVAKSGASEVKLETDDVKITIRTGSDDKETTTYVQQIPVNAPVAQAPMPAVPQQPVQQAAAPAAEAPEAKEDDSKYITIKSPIIGTFYRKPSPDKPTFVEVGSTIKEGDVLCIIEAMKLFNEIESEVSGKIVKVLVDDSSPVEFDQPLFLVDPS; translated from the coding sequence ATGGAATTAAAAGACATTCAAAACTTAATCAAGTTTGTAGCTAAATCAGGTGCGAGCGAGGTTAAATTAGAAACAGATGATGTAAAGATTACCATAAGAACAGGAAGCGACGACAAAGAAACAACAACTTACGTTCAACAAATTCCTGTTAATGCACCTGTTGCTCAAGCACCAATGCCAGCTGTACCACAACAGCCAGTACAACAAGCCGCTGCACCAGCTGCTGAAGCTCCAGAAGCTAAAGAAGACGACTCTAAATACATAACAATAAAATCCCCAATAATAGGAACATTTTATAGAAAACCATCTCCAGACAAACCTACATTTGTAGAAGTTGGTTCGACTATAAAAGAAGGTGATGTACTTTGTATTATTGAAGCCATGAAATTATTTAACGAAATTGAATCTGAAGTTTCAGGGAAAATCGTTAAGGTTTTAGTAGACGATTCATCTCCAGTAGAGTTCGATCAACCACTGTTTTTAGTTGATCCATCATAA
- the pdxA gene encoding 4-hydroxythreonine-4-phosphate dehydrogenase PdxA, producing MKGKEKIKVGITIGDLNGIGGEIILKTFEDNRMLDFCTPVIFASVKTISYLKKHFKFNLTFNGINTIDKVVHGKINVFNAWNERYNIEFGEESLKSGELSIKSLKEAVKHLKSGDINALVTAPINKHNIQSDEFKFPGHTDYLAQELEGNSLMFMVTDTLKVGLLTDHVPVNDVTKHISEKLIQEKLDIINLSLKQDFKVRKPKIAVLGINPHTGDNGVIGKEDDEILRPTLSKIREKGMLVFGPYAADSFFGSNNYKNFDAIIASYHDQGLIPFKTLSFGNGVNFTAGLSKVRTSPDHGTAYEIAGKGEADENSFKQAVFTAIKIFKNRKEYKNLTKNPLKPKQKKI from the coding sequence ATGAAGGGTAAAGAAAAAATCAAAGTTGGTATTACCATAGGCGATTTGAATGGTATAGGTGGAGAGATTATACTAAAAACGTTTGAAGATAATAGAATGCTGGATTTTTGCACACCAGTCATTTTTGCCTCTGTAAAAACAATAAGTTATTTAAAGAAACATTTTAAATTCAACTTAACCTTTAATGGTATTAACACGATAGACAAAGTCGTACATGGAAAAATAAATGTGTTTAATGCTTGGAATGAAAGGTATAATATAGAGTTTGGTGAAGAAAGCTTAAAATCGGGTGAGTTATCTATAAAATCATTAAAAGAAGCTGTAAAACATTTAAAATCGGGAGACATTAATGCGTTAGTAACAGCGCCAATAAACAAACATAATATACAGTCTGATGAATTTAAATTCCCTGGCCATACAGATTATTTAGCACAAGAGCTTGAAGGTAATAGCTTAATGTTTATGGTAACCGACACTTTAAAAGTAGGGTTGTTAACAGATCATGTTCCCGTTAACGATGTTACTAAACATATATCAGAAAAGTTAATACAAGAGAAGTTAGATATAATAAACCTATCTTTAAAACAAGACTTTAAAGTACGTAAACCCAAAATAGCCGTTTTAGGTATTAATCCACATACAGGCGATAATGGTGTAATAGGAAAAGAAGACGACGAAATTTTAAGACCAACATTGTCTAAAATAAGAGAAAAAGGCATGCTTGTTTTTGGGCCTTATGCAGCCGATAGCTTTTTTGGTTCAAATAATTACAAAAACTTTGACGCTATAATAGCTTCCTATCACGACCAAGGGCTTATACCATTCAAAACATTATCTTTTGGAAATGGCGTTAACTTTACGGCAGGCTTAAGCAAAGTAAGAACCTCTCCAGACCACGGTACAGCATACGAAATAGCAGGAAAAGGAGAAGCTGATGAAAACTCATTTAAACAAGCTGTTTTTACCGCCATAAAAATATTTAAAAACAGAAAAGAGTATAAAAACCTCACTAAAAACCCTTTAAAGCCAAAGCAAAAAAAGATATAA
- the accC gene encoding acetyl-CoA carboxylase biotin carboxylase subunit: MFKKILIANRGEIALRVIRTCKEMGIKTVAVYSLADADSLHVKFADEAVCIGPAPSSESYLKISNIIAAAEITNADAIHPGYGFLSENAKFSKICEEHNIKFIGASEEMISKMGDKATAKATMKAAGVPCVPGSDGIIEDYDECEKLAEEVGYPVMLKATAGGGGKGMRAVWKKEDLKDAWDSARQESKAAFGNDDMYMEKLIEEPRHIEIQIVGDSNGKACHLSERDCSVQRRHQKLTEEVPSPFMTKALRKKMGDAAVKAAEYIKYEGAGTVEFLVDKHRNFYFMEMNTRIQVEHPITEQVIDFDLIREQILVAAGVPISGKNYTPNLHSIECRINAEDPFNDFRPSPGRITTLHAPGGHGVRLDTHVYAGYIIPPNYDSMIAKLITTAQTREEAINKMKRALDEFVIEGIKTTIPFHRQLMDHPDYLAGNYTTKFMEDFKMQVPEEE; encoded by the coding sequence ATGTTTAAAAAAATATTAATAGCCAATAGAGGGGAAATAGCCTTACGTGTTATTAGAACCTGTAAAGAAATGGGCATCAAAACGGTAGCTGTTTATTCACTTGCAGATGCAGATAGCTTACATGTTAAATTTGCAGATGAAGCCGTTTGTATAGGACCAGCACCAAGCTCAGAATCTTATTTAAAAATATCAAATATTATAGCCGCGGCAGAAATAACCAATGCCGATGCTATTCACCCAGGATACGGATTTCTTTCTGAAAACGCTAAGTTTTCAAAAATATGTGAAGAGCATAATATTAAGTTCATAGGAGCTTCGGAAGAAATGATTTCTAAAATGGGAGACAAAGCCACAGCAAAAGCTACAATGAAAGCTGCAGGTGTACCATGTGTTCCAGGAAGTGATGGTATTATTGAAGACTACGACGAGTGTGAAAAATTAGCCGAGGAAGTTGGTTATCCTGTAATGCTTAAAGCGACTGCCGGAGGTGGTGGAAAAGGAATGCGCGCCGTATGGAAGAAAGAAGACCTTAAAGATGCTTGGGATTCTGCTAGACAAGAAAGTAAAGCAGCCTTTGGTAATGACGATATGTACATGGAAAAACTTATTGAAGAACCAAGACATATTGAAATTCAAATAGTTGGGGATTCTAATGGGAAGGCCTGTCATTTATCCGAAAGAGATTGTTCAGTACAACGTCGTCATCAAAAATTAACAGAAGAAGTACCTTCTCCTTTTATGACGAAAGCCCTACGTAAAAAAATGGGAGATGCTGCAGTAAAAGCTGCAGAATACATTAAATATGAAGGAGCAGGAACGGTAGAGTTTTTAGTGGATAAGCATAGAAACTTCTACTTTATGGAAATGAATACACGTATTCAAGTAGAGCATCCTATTACAGAACAAGTAATCGACTTCGATTTAATACGTGAACAAATTTTAGTCGCAGCAGGTGTGCCAATTTCTGGTAAAAACTACACACCAAATTTACACTCGATAGAATGTAGAATTAATGCTGAAGATCCGTTTAACGACTTTAGACCATCTCCTGGAAGAATCACTACGTTACACGCGCCAGGAGGACATGGGGTTAGGTTAGATACGCATGTTTATGCAGGATATATTATTCCACCTAATTACGACTCTATGATTGCTAAATTAATAACAACGGCACAAACCCGAGAAGAAGCCATTAACAAAATGAAACGAGCTCTTGATGAGTTTGTTATAGAGGGTATAAAAACAACTATACCTTTTCACAGGCAGTTAATGGATCATCCAGACTACTTAGCAGGAAATTACACGACTAAGTTTATGGAAGACTTTAAAATGCAAGTGCCAGAAGAAGAATAA
- a CDS encoding riboflavin synthase: protein MFTGIIESLGIVKNIIKQNDNLDITINCNFTHELKIDQSVAHNGICLTVVNIQNDNYTVTAIKETLDKTNLGDLKVGDYVNLERAMKLGDRLDGHIVQGHVDQTAICTAITQNSGSWEFTFEYDKTLNNITIEKGSITVNGVSLTVVNSGINTFSVAIIPFTYEHTTFHKLNVGSKINLEFDVVGKYVQKLHAINK from the coding sequence ATGTTTACTGGAATTATTGAGTCACTTGGGATAGTAAAAAACATTATAAAACAAAATGATAATTTGGATATCACCATTAATTGCAATTTTACTCATGAACTTAAAATAGACCAAAGCGTGGCTCATAATGGTATTTGTCTTACAGTGGTAAATATCCAAAACGATAACTATACAGTTACTGCTATTAAAGAAACTTTAGATAAAACAAATCTTGGTGATTTAAAAGTTGGTGATTATGTAAACCTTGAACGTGCTATGAAATTAGGTGACAGACTCGATGGGCATATTGTTCAGGGACATGTAGACCAAACTGCTATTTGTACAGCTATTACCCAGAATTCTGGGAGTTGGGAATTTACGTTTGAATACGATAAAACTCTAAATAATATAACTATTGAAAAAGGCTCTATAACTGTTAACGGTGTAAGTTTAACCGTAGTTAATTCTGGAATAAACACCTTTAGTGTTGCTATTATACCTTTTACATACGAGCACACAACATTTCATAAATTAAACGTGGGAAGTAAAATTAATCTAGAATTTGATGTTGTTGGAAAGTATGTTCAAAAACTACATGCTATAAACAAGTAA